The Panicum virgatum strain AP13 chromosome 6K, P.virgatum_v5, whole genome shotgun sequence nucleotide sequence GGAACAGTTATGATCTATATTGATCCGGTTACTGAATCAGACACTTGGTATAATGTTATATGAAATCCTTGCATGGCAATTTCCTTTGTGTTTGCATTTCTTTTCCTGCAAGGACATTGTTCATGATTCAGTGCTCTCCATCTGCTGTCAGCCTGTCACCTTGttgtatttatttgtttttttctatACCTTTGTGCCATAATGCCCATGTTCTTGACTTACTCCCATATTCTGAATCTTTGAGAATGAGTACAAATTACAAATTTCACGTGCTTAAAATGAAATTTCCTTAACTGTACCCTTTTGCTTATTCAGGCAATTGATCATATCATTAATTCAGCTGCCAAGTCGAACTACATGTCAGCTGGTCAGATATCTGTTCCTATTGTCTTCAGAGGTCCAAATGGAGCTGCTGCTGGAGTTGGTGCTCAACACTCGCAGGTTATTCGCAGAAACTTGCCTCTATTTGGTCGTTTCACTGCTGTCGATTCCTTAGAATACAAACTATTACAGCATATCATTTAGTATTATGAATATCCGATTCTGTCAGAAATATTTACAGGACATTGAATAAATTGTAGAACCAAATTGTTTACATGAGTTGTTTGTCTCCCGCATTTGAATATTGTGTTTAAATGCTCTCCTCAGAATAAAAATGTAAATGTGTTGAATGGCGCAAAAGGTGTAAGCTATAGTCTAATTTCTTGCAGTGCATGATATTTTATGGGCATTGGTTGTATGCAGTGCTATGCGGCTTGGTATGCACATGTTCCTGGATTGAAAGTTCTAGCACCATATTCTGCAGAAGACGCTCGAGGTTTGCTGAAAGCAGCAATCAGGGATCCAGATCCTGTTGTTTTCCTGGAAAATGAACTTCTGTATGCAATACTTGCCCCGCACATCTGTTTTCTCTATGTTTGAGTTGACATCTTATTATATAatgtttttttcatttttctgcaGTTATGGTGAATCATTTCCTGTTTCTGATGAGGTACTCGATTCTAGCTTCTGCCTTCCAATTGGCAAGGCTAAGGTATGTCTTTATATTTACGCAGTTGTAGTGAAATGTTTAAGTCCATCAGACTTATCTTGATGAATTGTTTGGAagaatcttttttttctttgttttttgtgtAGATAGAGAGACAAGGAAAAGATGTTACAATCATTGCATTCTCCAAGATGGTTGGGTATGCCCTTCAGGTGTGAATACCAGATTTTTTAAGCTAATTGTATTGAATTACGCTTTTTTTGTCTTATAGTTTTTTCGGAAGTTTAACTTGCTATTGGTTGAGAATGTGATTCTAGTTTGTATTTGTTTATGAAAGATAATATTTCGTCAAGAATTGCTAACTTGACCCATATGAAAcacatgttctggatcatttacCTAACCTTGCTTACAAAGGTTAGGAAGGATGATGCATATATTGGTTTCTTTCCTTACCTTGGTTTTGGGAATGGTGAGCAACGATTTCCATTTCCTTGCTTTTGAGGATGGCTTTCCCACTAGTAAGGTTTTCCTTGCCCAAACTTTCCCACTAGCAACAAAGTTGAGCAAAGAAACCAAACATGCCCATAGTGCCACCTTGAATACAAGATAGTATTCAACTTTGCTTGAATATCTGTACTATGGGCCATCTCCTTTTAAAAACTAAGATATATTCTATTGAAATTTGACCCAAAAAAATTGTTTTGGGGAAATTGAGTTCTACTTACAATTGACCCTATAAAATATACCCAGTTGATGTTCTGATTGCATTCTCCTGTGCTGTCATTTTTCAGGCTGCAGATATACTAGCCAAGGAGGGTATCAGTGCCGAGGTATTTCTTTTGGCAATTACTAGTACAGTCTTGCTCTACCAGATTCCTCTCTTTTCTCATGGAGGCCATCATAATTTCCTTATGGTTTAGTAATTCTTTGTTCAGGTAATCAATCTTCGTTCAATTAGACCGCTGGATAGAGCTGCTATTAATGCATCTGTGAGGAAAACCAACAGATTAGTAACAGTAGAAGAAGGCTTCCCACAACACGGGATTGGAGCTGAAATATGGTCTGTCTCCGCTCACCCCCCCGCCGCCAAATTGCATGGTATTCATCTCTCATAATGGGTTGAAATGTATCTTGCTTGCAGCATGGCTGTTGTCGAGGACAGCTTTGAGTATCTTGATGCGCCAGTTGAGAGGATTGCTGGAGCTGATGTGCCCGTGCCTTACGCTGCCAATCTAGAGAGGATGGCTGTTCCACAGGTCTATACAGACTGTCCTTTTGCTTTCATTCCAAGTTTACATAGGGATTTGTGGTTCTACAAAATTAATGGCATAGCAGTTTGAATAGTAGCACCCGAAATAACATGTTTAGTATGCCGGACTTTCAGTTTTCTTGCCTACACCATTTATTTTGGCCTGCATCTTGTACAATCGATTATTAACGTGCAGCCTTTTGACAAAACTATACTAGGTGCCACTAGTAGCTTTTTTTTATCGTATATAGCTTTATTGCAAGACAGGATGATAGGTGGCAAATGACATAAGCTGGTAGGTTCTGAGGTGCATGACAAAATTGTACAATCATCTACCAGATCCTGAAGAAAAGAACTATGAACCCATAATCTCTAGTAGGCGCGTGAGAAAATAGCTGTAAGATGTTGAGGTCAaatttctgaaatttttgtTGGTATGTAATTATGGAACTTGGCTGTTATAAGAGAGTATGGCTGTGGTATTCATCTATGGTATTGACTGTTATTGTGATTGACCTTGTCACTTTTCTGACTATATATCCTTATGCACTCGCAGGTTGAGGACATTGTTCGAGCGGCGAAGCGGGCTTGCTACAGAGCAGTACCAATGGCGGCAACAGCCTAATTCACAGACCCAATCGTTTCTCAATCTTCCATTTCGTAGTCTGTGTCGAGAAAGATGTGTTGCATAATGGTATGAGTGCCCACTACCGCTCCAACTCAACTAGCGTGAGCTGATTTTGTAGAGCAACCAAAGAGGTGTGTCCAGTTCAGTTCTCTCCGACGCCGCAGCAGCCGGATGGCTGCCTGACTCTGCTTCACTTTACGGTTCTCAACTCGGGTTCGCGAGCCATGCAGGGATATACATGAGGGGGATTGTGTCAATAACATGTATTTTAAAGGGAGCTCCAAGAGGTCCTCGAATAGAAATTCTGGTTGCGCGTTGTTTAAAATCTCTGTTTCCATGCTGGATATCCAACGGCCCTGCCGCTGCCGGCCTCTGAAACTGAAAATCATGTTCGAGCAATGCCTGAAGTAGAAACACCAAAGGATCCGATTTGGCGTCCGAAAGCGACGGGTTTGGCTATGGACCCGTAGGGAAGCTGAGGCCGTTGGCGATCAGAGTCTCAGAGAGGCACGGCCAGGTGGAAGATTCTTCTATCTTCCATGTACCGGTGGTGGTGGTATATCCAGGGAGAGCAACACATGGTGATGCCGGAGAGCAACACATGTGCTCTGCAACTTGCGGGTTTGTGGGGCCATGGATGGACCCAACTCCTCGCTTTCAAAAGATACACGGACGCGTAGGGGAAAGGGATGTCGCTTGCCATTCCCGACCCATCACCACCAGCCCACCACTGGATGGCGTTGTGGATCAGGCATTCAGGCAGGCCCTTGGCCCTTGTCTGTCATTACCCGATTCTTTATGATTGCCCTGCACACCTCCGGGTCCTGATCGATCGACGGGTGGGTGGTGTATGGATAGCTGATGCTAGCTTTGATGCCTGCCTCCGTGGCTCCGTCCATTCTGGCCTTTTGGCTGGGGAGTGCTGCTATCTGCTGCATTCTGTAATAGTGGACTGCCCCCTGCCTCCTGCCTCCCATCACATCATTCACAGCCGGCGACTATTCAAGCTTTCCGTAGCACGCTGGTGGTGCAGAAAAAGAGACGATTTGGCGAATCAGatgctttttttaaaaaaaaacaaagtatCTTGAACCAATGCATATTGTAGTCCAACAACTGAAGAAAATGACCAAAGAAAATCCAAGCCGTGGCAAGGAAGCACGAAGCAGGAGAAGGAAACGAAGGAAAGAAAATGGAGCAAAGCTGAAGCGAATGCAAGTTCCAATTTATCGTcctttaggccctgtttagttggtgaaaagttattaattttagtactgtagcacattttattATTagttgacaaataatgtctaataATAAACTaactagacttaaaagattcatttcgtgctaatcagttaaactgtataattagttattttttaactacatttaatattctaTAGAATGTGTttgaatattcgatgtgatggataccatagaattttttttgaactaaacagggcTTAGATTGATGCAAATGCAAAAGTAGAAAGTTAGGATCTGAGCGGCGCCGGCAGTGGACCCCACACGCTTCAATTCTTTTATTTCTCACACTTAACAAATAAGCCCTCGTTCTTTCTTTGAATAAAAGAAAGTCACCTTCCAAATGATTTTTTTAATGAATAGTCTTATGGGTATCATTCTCATTCTCAAGGTCCATAATGCAGGAGAGGTTAATAATTACTAGTATCCTTTTTTTATCAAATGAAGATGTTTCATGATTGTCGTTTGGATATATAGAAAGATATTATGTATTTTCTCTCTCAAAGTGGTATGTGCCGCATATTTAATAAAAAAGTCCAAAATTTTATGAAGCTTATCAGTATTGACTTCTATCCGCCTATATATAAGCTAAAACTAAGGATATCACCACTACCCTCTAATTACATAAAAATGTGTTTGCACTCTCATTACTTCCTTAGCTGCGACCAAAAGTCATCTTGGCGCTACAGTTAGTATCCTTTCGTGATATAAGTGAGAAAACACCTAATGATTATCTTCGAGCCTTGAGGCAACATAAACTAACAATATGATCTTTTAATGGTAGGCGGTGTAAATTAACACACTATTTTTTTGGTAGATGTGTTGGTCTACAACTATAATAATTTTGTCGAGCTTAAAGAAGAAAATCCTTTTAAATTCTTTTGGTAAGTTTGTTGGTTTATGTATTCATAAAGATGAGTGCGTGTATGTGAGTACGTGCACATTTATAGAATAAAGAAGAAAATCGGTTTAGgtcttttcttttaaaaatgaAGAACCTTAGGGACTGAAATGGAAGATAAGTCACTGGGAAACATTTATTCTGTGGGCGTGGAATCGAACAACCGAACAACAGGAACACAAGCCAAACCAAACCTGCCTTCCGCCGGATTGGAAACTACCAGATGCTACCAGCGCTGCTAATCCAACGCTTTCCGCCTTAAAAAATATCCGATTAGCGCCTCAATTAACGACCCGTAGGCCGTAGCTACTTGAAGAATTTATATAGCCACCATTAGATAACAAGGTAGGAAGGGGAGAGCAGCCAAGACACAAGAAAGGGTGGGCAGGACTGGGGAAGGTCaggaaggggagggagagaaatcGAGGGGAAGGGTAGAACCCTGGAGGAATTGGCCGGAACAGACCCGACTTCTTGGGCGAATTCCTAGCGATCGGATCGAAGCAGTCAAATCTTTGAAGTCGGCCATGCGGTTGATTTCTCTGTTTGGTTTGTCTGGTAGGCTGGTTTCTTGATTTATCAAGTGTTTTTGTTTTGGATTTCCGCAATTGATCTATCATGTTGGGCTCTGTTCAGTTGTTTTTGGTAATTTGGTTTGCTTGTCCCGATCGATGACACGGCGAATGCTCCAGAGTTCGCCCCAAATTTGTGCTTCTCGCTTTCATACGCTTAGCTGATGCTAACTCCCTTCTTTAATTAGATTGGGTTCCTAGCCTGAACTCTGAATGTTACTTTTGGTTcatttataattttgtttccATAGTACTGATATATATGCGTGATGGACCTCTACCTTTTCAATTTATGTATAGTATGGAAATGGAATTGCATAATATTATCTGTATTTCAAGCTATCCAATGATTGAGTTGGCTTTCACTTGCTATTTCTGATGCATAAGTAGAAGAAACTTTACAAGCTGATACTGCTTTCCTTCTATGAATTGAATAAAGTATACTAGCTCATAGCATTTACTGAGCTCAGCAGTATGATGAAGTATGTAATGTCCTTCGATTTGCTTCTGCAGGACTGTGATGGGTATGGCTCATCCCAGGTTTCTGGTTGCTTGCTCAGGCTCAAAGTTATGCTTCATCTCTGGTTGCTGTAGTAGCATTGGAAAGATAATGATATCCTTGCTTCAGATGCGTTTGAGTCGGATATCAGAGTGCTGTTCTGGTGACTGAAATACAGATTCTGAATTAGGTGCAAATCCAAATTAGGAAACAAAATCTTTCAGCGAGGATAAGAAAGATTGGCTACAATGGGTTTACCTCAACTTTCTTCAATCAAGGATGATGCGCCAACAGCACCACACACATCCTTTTCGTGTCCTCCACATTGTGGAGATGTCGGTGCCTGTGATTTGGATGGCCTTGCAGGAAGCTCAAGTAGCAGGGTGTTTTCATACCCATTGATTGGTGATTTTAATAGAAAAACTGCATTAGATGCTCCGAATGAATCAAATGGGTATTCCAAAGATGGTCACATGTTTGATGAACCTGCAGACCTCCATGGACCAAAAATTGACTTGAGAGATGCAAATTCTAGGCTTTGTCCTAAACTGGTGCCTTCTGTCCATATGCCAGCAAGTAGGGTTGTGGGCTTTGAATCTAGTTGTATTGGGGCTTCTGATGGAACAGAAACAGATACAGTCAATTCATCTTTGGTCGACAGCAATTGTCATTTGCCATTTGATCAGCATGAGCTTCAAGCAAGGAAGAGACTGCTCTCCCCATTGAAAAATGTGCTTCCTAAACAGTTCCACGGTGATATGCTTGACATTTGCTCTGGTGATTCTAGATTTAGGAATTCTGATTCAGCCAGTAAACTATACTGTTCTGGCTTCCAAGATAATAAAAAAGCCAACACCAGATGCCTCAATTCTTTTGAAACACAGGACACTCCA carries:
- the LOC120713011 gene encoding pyruvate dehydrogenase E1 component subunit beta-1, mitochondrial-like, whose translation is MLGVARRRLVGSGCVLGQLAQALRPAAAARTYSAAAKEITVREALNSALDEEMSADPSVFLMGEEVGEYQGAYKISKGLLDKYGPDRVLDTPITEAGFTGIGVGAAYHGLRPIVEFMTFNFSMQAIDHIINSAAKSNYMSAGQISVPIVFRGPNGAAAGVGAQHSQCYAAWYAHVPGLKVLAPYSAEDARGLLKAAIRDPDPVVFLENELLYGESFPVSDEVLDSSFCLPIGKAKIERQGKDVTIIAFSKMVGYALQAADILAKEGISAEVINLRSIRPLDRAAINASVRKTNRLVTVEEGFPQHGIGAEICMAVVEDSFEYLDAPVERIAGADVPVPYAANLERMAVPQVEDIVRAAKRACYRAVPMAATA